A window of Trichomycterus rosablanca isolate fTriRos1 chromosome 5, fTriRos1.hap1, whole genome shotgun sequence contains these coding sequences:
- the mcmbp gene encoding mini-chromosome maintenance complex-binding protein isoform X1, translating into MPTVDDWVNNPLGIVDGIFAQSNTDPAWEKKAVEYFKEKLKVNDTQCWVPSLNDVPLHYLKPNSLVKFRCMVQDMFDPEFFMGVYETVDPVTNVKVLRCGKYKDVTDPGQVDFNSSKSVTSERQTFYCVPIPGEAQWVKESYASSSQARVVPSTSYTPNRHKRSYEEDDEMDTQQQTEVNSGSQNAVDSHRNTDSKRQETEAPSQGTSLSHCSSNLDLNFPLPGEKGPACLVKVYDEWDKFKLNDMLEVFGILSVDPALSLVADDKEVSSLLDPTESMETVEEQRAHRPPASLVPRLHMLHAQPLHHNNPLLPPAVADVKGDFLNSVQGEMASVRAELLAYLTHVFLGDALAAEYLILHLISTVYARRDVLPLGKFTLNVSGCPHSSPYTEQLYHVIQQLVPSSYRLCMSLHNMNIQRMVPRKDYTANRLVSGSLQLARNTSLVLDETQLEQGQLDTAGVRNITALGNLITWQKVDYDFNYHQMEFPCNINVLIMSEGRSLLPCDCQIHLRPTVNPPDLLEHLKAVQHSQLPSQLNKYRVYLTVARSLDYSITEEITKAVEEDFVEMRKDDPQSVSAEDLHRLLVMARLLALSHGQTTLSRDGWIKAKQLEMLRCSRTQQQKRVNGNEP; encoded by the exons ATGCCTACTGTCGATGACTGGGTAAACAACCCGCTGGGTATCGTCGATGGCATATTTG cTCAGAGCAACACTGATCCAGCTTGGGAGAAGAAAGCTGTGGAGTATTTTAAAGAGAAACTGAAAGTAAACGATACACAGTGCTGG GTGCCCTCGCTGAATGATGTGCCCCTACACTACCTGAAGCCCAACAGCCTGGTGAAGTTCCGCTGTATGGTGCAGGATATGTTCGATCCTGAATTCTTCATGGGCGTTTATGAGACAGTGGATCCAGTGACAAATGTGAAA GTGCTGAGATGTGGAAAATACAAAGATGTCACTGACCCCGGT CAGGTGGATTTCAACTCGTCAAAGAGTGTTACTTCTGAAAGACAGACTTTCTATTGTGTCCCAATACCAGGAGAAGCTCAGTGGGTGAAGGAAA GTTATGCCAGCTCCAGTCAAGCCCGAGTTGTTCCCTCCACATCCTACACCCCAAACAGACACAAACGCAGCTACGAGGAGGATGATGAGATGGACACACAGCAGCAGACGGAAGTAAACTCAG GATCTCAGAACGCAGTGGATTCACATAGGAACACGGACTCGAAACGTCAGGAAACAGAAGCTCCTAGTCAGGGCACCTCACTTTCACACTGCTCGTCCAACCTGGATCTTAACTTCCCTCTGCCTGGAGAGAAAGGCCCAGCCTGCCTGGTTAAG GTATATGACGAATGGGACAAATTCAAACTGAACGACATGCTGGAAGTCTTCGGCATTCTATCAGTCGATCCTGCTCTCAGCCTGGTAGCTGATGATAA GGAAGTCTCATCTCTGCTGGACCCTACAGAGAGCATGGAGACTGTGGAGGAGCAGAGAGCTCACAGACCACCAGCCTCCCTCGTACCTCGCCTGCACATGCTGCACGCCCAGCCGCTGCACCACAACAATCCACTACTGCCCCCTGCAGTCGCAGACGTCAAAGGAGACT TTTTAAACAGCGTCCAGGGTGAGATGGCTTCTGTCAGAGCGGAGCTGCTTGCTTACCTTACGCACGTCTTCCTCGGAGACGCGCTTGCTGCGGAGTACCTTATTCTGCACCTCATCTCCACTGT GTACGCCAGGCGAGACGTTCTTCCTCTGGGCAAATTCACACTTAACGTAAGTGGCTGCCCACAcagctctccatacacagaacAACTTTACCACGTCATCCAGCAGCTTGTGCCATCT TCATACCGGTTATGTATGAGTCTTCACAACATGAACATTCAGCGCATGGTGCCTCGTAAAGACTACACAGCCAACCGGCTGGTTAGTGGATCTCTTCAGCTGGCGAGAAACACCTCCCTGGTCTTGGATGAAACACAGCTTGAGCAAGGCCAGCTGGACACTGCAG GTGTGCGGAACATCACGGCACTGGGAAACCTGATCACCTGGCAGAAGGTTGATTACGATTTTAACTACCACCAGATGGAATTCCCCTGCAATATTAACGTGCTTATCATGTCTGAAGGCCGGTCTCTGCTCCCG tgCGACTGTCAGATCCACCTGCGTCCCACTGTGAACCCCCCTGACCTGCTGGAACACCTGAAGGCTGTACAGCATTCGCAGCTTCCGTCTCAGCTCAACAAATACCGCGTGTACCTCACAGTGGCTCGCTCGCTGGACTACAGCATTACCGAGGAAATCACAAAG GCAGTGGAGGAAGACTTTGTTGAAATGCGTAAGGACGACCCACAGAGCGTTTCTGCCGAGGACCTGCATCGGTTGTTAGTCATGGCACG ATTACTGGCTTTAAGTCATGGGCAGACGACTCTATCCAGAGATGGCTGGATTAAAGCCAAGCAGCTGGAGATGCTGCGGTGCAGCCGGACACAGCAGCAGAAACGTGTGAATGGAAATGAACCTTAA
- the mcmbp gene encoding mini-chromosome maintenance complex-binding protein isoform X2: MPTVDDWVNNPLGIVDGIFAQSNTDPAWEKKAVEYFKEKLKVNDTQCWVPSLNDVPLHYLKPNSLVKFRCMVQDMFDPEFFMGVYETVDPVTNVKVLRCGKYKDVTDPGVDFNSSKSVTSERQTFYCVPIPGEAQWVKESYASSSQARVVPSTSYTPNRHKRSYEEDDEMDTQQQTEVNSGSQNAVDSHRNTDSKRQETEAPSQGTSLSHCSSNLDLNFPLPGEKGPACLVKVYDEWDKFKLNDMLEVFGILSVDPALSLVADDKEVSSLLDPTESMETVEEQRAHRPPASLVPRLHMLHAQPLHHNNPLLPPAVADVKGDFLNSVQGEMASVRAELLAYLTHVFLGDALAAEYLILHLISTVYARRDVLPLGKFTLNVSGCPHSSPYTEQLYHVIQQLVPSSYRLCMSLHNMNIQRMVPRKDYTANRLVSGSLQLARNTSLVLDETQLEQGQLDTAGVRNITALGNLITWQKVDYDFNYHQMEFPCNINVLIMSEGRSLLPCDCQIHLRPTVNPPDLLEHLKAVQHSQLPSQLNKYRVYLTVARSLDYSITEEITKAVEEDFVEMRKDDPQSVSAEDLHRLLVMARLLALSHGQTTLSRDGWIKAKQLEMLRCSRTQQQKRVNGNEP, encoded by the exons ATGCCTACTGTCGATGACTGGGTAAACAACCCGCTGGGTATCGTCGATGGCATATTTG cTCAGAGCAACACTGATCCAGCTTGGGAGAAGAAAGCTGTGGAGTATTTTAAAGAGAAACTGAAAGTAAACGATACACAGTGCTGG GTGCCCTCGCTGAATGATGTGCCCCTACACTACCTGAAGCCCAACAGCCTGGTGAAGTTCCGCTGTATGGTGCAGGATATGTTCGATCCTGAATTCTTCATGGGCGTTTATGAGACAGTGGATCCAGTGACAAATGTGAAA GTGCTGAGATGTGGAAAATACAAAGATGTCACTGACCCCGGT GTGGATTTCAACTCGTCAAAGAGTGTTACTTCTGAAAGACAGACTTTCTATTGTGTCCCAATACCAGGAGAAGCTCAGTGGGTGAAGGAAA GTTATGCCAGCTCCAGTCAAGCCCGAGTTGTTCCCTCCACATCCTACACCCCAAACAGACACAAACGCAGCTACGAGGAGGATGATGAGATGGACACACAGCAGCAGACGGAAGTAAACTCAG GATCTCAGAACGCAGTGGATTCACATAGGAACACGGACTCGAAACGTCAGGAAACAGAAGCTCCTAGTCAGGGCACCTCACTTTCACACTGCTCGTCCAACCTGGATCTTAACTTCCCTCTGCCTGGAGAGAAAGGCCCAGCCTGCCTGGTTAAG GTATATGACGAATGGGACAAATTCAAACTGAACGACATGCTGGAAGTCTTCGGCATTCTATCAGTCGATCCTGCTCTCAGCCTGGTAGCTGATGATAA GGAAGTCTCATCTCTGCTGGACCCTACAGAGAGCATGGAGACTGTGGAGGAGCAGAGAGCTCACAGACCACCAGCCTCCCTCGTACCTCGCCTGCACATGCTGCACGCCCAGCCGCTGCACCACAACAATCCACTACTGCCCCCTGCAGTCGCAGACGTCAAAGGAGACT TTTTAAACAGCGTCCAGGGTGAGATGGCTTCTGTCAGAGCGGAGCTGCTTGCTTACCTTACGCACGTCTTCCTCGGAGACGCGCTTGCTGCGGAGTACCTTATTCTGCACCTCATCTCCACTGT GTACGCCAGGCGAGACGTTCTTCCTCTGGGCAAATTCACACTTAACGTAAGTGGCTGCCCACAcagctctccatacacagaacAACTTTACCACGTCATCCAGCAGCTTGTGCCATCT TCATACCGGTTATGTATGAGTCTTCACAACATGAACATTCAGCGCATGGTGCCTCGTAAAGACTACACAGCCAACCGGCTGGTTAGTGGATCTCTTCAGCTGGCGAGAAACACCTCCCTGGTCTTGGATGAAACACAGCTTGAGCAAGGCCAGCTGGACACTGCAG GTGTGCGGAACATCACGGCACTGGGAAACCTGATCACCTGGCAGAAGGTTGATTACGATTTTAACTACCACCAGATGGAATTCCCCTGCAATATTAACGTGCTTATCATGTCTGAAGGCCGGTCTCTGCTCCCG tgCGACTGTCAGATCCACCTGCGTCCCACTGTGAACCCCCCTGACCTGCTGGAACACCTGAAGGCTGTACAGCATTCGCAGCTTCCGTCTCAGCTCAACAAATACCGCGTGTACCTCACAGTGGCTCGCTCGCTGGACTACAGCATTACCGAGGAAATCACAAAG GCAGTGGAGGAAGACTTTGTTGAAATGCGTAAGGACGACCCACAGAGCGTTTCTGCCGAGGACCTGCATCGGTTGTTAGTCATGGCACG ATTACTGGCTTTAAGTCATGGGCAGACGACTCTATCCAGAGATGGCTGGATTAAAGCCAAGCAGCTGGAGATGCTGCGGTGCAGCCGGACACAGCAGCAGAAACGTGTGAATGGAAATGAACCTTAA